The Aeromicrobium senzhongii genome includes a window with the following:
- a CDS encoding phage holin family protein, with product MTKPTDDPTIGRLVADVTRDLSSIVQHEIALVKSELRVSVKAGGIGAALVAAAAFLLLLVLILGSVTIAYFLTMTGLHAAWAFLIVTVFYLLVAVVLLLVAWSRFKKIRVPEKSIGTARQLPSALKPGNHAAGNRVKTAARG from the coding sequence ATGACGAAGCCCACGGACGACCCCACGATCGGACGACTCGTCGCAGATGTGACCCGCGACCTGTCGTCGATCGTCCAGCACGAGATCGCCTTGGTGAAGTCCGAGTTGCGCGTCAGCGTGAAGGCCGGCGGCATCGGCGCAGCGCTCGTCGCGGCTGCCGCGTTCCTGCTGCTGCTCGTGCTGATCCTCGGCTCCGTCACCATCGCCTACTTCCTGACGATGACCGGTCTCCACGCGGCGTGGGCGTTCCTCATCGTCACGGTGTTCTACCTGCTCGTGGCCGTGGTCCTGCTGCTCGTGGCGTGGTCGCGGTTCAAGAAGATCCGGGTGCCCGAGAAGTCCATCGGCACGGCGCGTCAGCTGCCGTCGGCGCTCAAGCCCGGCAACCACGCGGCGGGGAACCGCGTCAAGACCGCCGCGCGCGGCTGA
- a CDS encoding MarP family serine protease, which produces MNWLDLVLITTFVVYAYAGWVHGFVSNVFSGGGLLLGFLLGIALAPRFFTQGSGDALSAVMSIVFVFVVAAVGNFTGSMIGRSLRIRRGPGRAIDAVLGAAFGTSVVMAASWALGYAVSASTLPYVSAAVRDSTVLQRVDQLMPQRAGEALQAFTDTLTGDVFPRYLDPFETEIIPATEPPDDKTLALKSVRAARDSVVRVLGEAECNRTIEGSGFVIARDRIMTNAHVLAGVDEPTVTVGNRRYDARPVWFDPDLDLAVVDVPGLDAKPLRFETGAQQGDPAAVLGFPENGPFDARSARIRGRLDLKGPDIYGNGRVSRDVFSIRSLVRSGNSGGPLISTKGEVIGVIFAASISDPETGYAVTAAETIPIARAAARAEATVSTGQCA; this is translated from the coding sequence ATGAACTGGCTCGATCTCGTCCTGATCACGACGTTCGTGGTCTACGCCTACGCCGGCTGGGTCCACGGGTTCGTCTCGAACGTCTTCTCCGGCGGTGGCCTGCTGCTCGGCTTCCTGCTCGGCATCGCCCTGGCGCCGCGGTTCTTCACCCAGGGGTCCGGTGACGCCCTGTCGGCGGTCATGTCGATCGTGTTCGTGTTCGTCGTCGCCGCCGTGGGCAACTTCACCGGCAGCATGATCGGCCGCTCGCTGCGCATCCGCCGAGGCCCGGGGCGCGCGATCGACGCCGTGCTCGGAGCCGCCTTCGGCACCAGTGTCGTGATGGCCGCGTCCTGGGCGCTGGGCTACGCGGTGAGCGCGTCGACGCTGCCGTACGTCAGCGCGGCGGTTCGCGACTCGACGGTCCTGCAGCGCGTCGACCAGCTCATGCCGCAGCGCGCGGGCGAGGCCCTCCAGGCCTTCACCGACACGCTCACCGGCGACGTCTTCCCCCGGTACCTCGACCCGTTCGAGACCGAGATCATCCCCGCCACCGAGCCGCCGGACGACAAGACGCTGGCGCTGAAGTCGGTCCGTGCCGCCCGGGACAGCGTGGTGCGCGTGCTCGGTGAGGCGGAGTGCAACCGCACCATCGAGGGCTCGGGCTTCGTCATCGCCCGTGACCGGATCATGACCAACGCGCACGTCCTGGCCGGGGTGGACGAGCCCACCGTCACGGTGGGCAACCGCCGGTACGACGCACGGCCGGTGTGGTTCGATCCCGATCTCGACCTCGCCGTCGTCGACGTCCCCGGACTGGACGCGAAGCCCCTCCGCTTCGAGACCGGCGCCCAGCAGGGTGACCCCGCCGCCGTCCTCGGATTCCCCGAGAACGGTCCGTTCGACGCGCGGTCCGCGCGAATCCGTGGCCGACTGGACCTGAAGGGTCCCGACATCTACGGGAACGGCCGCGTGTCGCGCGACGTCTTCTCCATCCGCTCGCTCGTCCGGTCGGGCAACTCCGGCGGGCCACTGATCTCGACGAAGGGCGAGGTGATCGGAGTGATCTTCGCGGCGTCCATCTCCGACCCGGAGACCGGTTACGCGGTGACCGCGGCCGAGACGATCCCGATCGCCCGGGCCGCGGCGCGGGCCGAGGCCACGGTGTCGACGGGCCAGTGCGCCTGA
- a CDS encoding NUDIX hydrolase yields MTQTPPTSLPDWLRPLADLLGSVEAEQLAPRFPHPPADARPAAVLMLFSEGERGRELLLTERAATLRNHAGQISFPGGKQDDTDRDPVHTALREAEEEVGLDPSEVVVFGTLPTLWLPPSNHAVTPVLGYWTNPHPLTAHSPDEVEQVLPTSLDLLLDPERRFSVVHPSGWTGPAFDIGAETPLWGFTAGIISRLFERLGWERPWDATRTRPLPE; encoded by the coding sequence ATGACCCAGACTCCCCCCACGTCGCTGCCGGACTGGCTGCGACCGCTCGCCGACCTGCTCGGCTCCGTCGAGGCCGAGCAGCTCGCTCCCCGGTTCCCCCACCCGCCGGCCGACGCCCGGCCCGCCGCGGTCCTGATGCTCTTCTCCGAGGGCGAGCGAGGCCGCGAGCTGCTGCTGACCGAGCGCGCGGCCACGCTGCGCAACCACGCCGGCCAGATCTCGTTCCCCGGCGGCAAGCAGGACGACACCGACCGCGACCCCGTGCACACCGCGCTGCGCGAGGCCGAGGAGGAGGTCGGACTGGACCCGAGCGAGGTCGTCGTCTTCGGCACGCTGCCCACGCTGTGGCTGCCGCCGAGCAACCACGCGGTCACGCCCGTCCTGGGCTACTGGACGAACCCGCACCCGCTGACCGCCCACAGCCCCGACGAGGTCGAGCAGGTCCTGCCGACCTCGCTGGACCTGCTGCTGGACCCGGAGCGCCGGTTCAGCGTCGTCCACCCCTCCGGGTGGACCGGACCCGCCTTCGACATCGGCGCGGAGACCCCGCTGTGGGGCTTCACCGCCGGCATCATCTCCCGACTCTTCGAGCGCCTGGGGTGGGAACGCCCGTGGGACGCCACCCGAACCCGACCCCTGCCGGAGTGA
- the nth gene encoding endonuclease III: MPADPSPATPRPATSLVRRARKIDRVLAATYPDAHCELDFDNPFQLLVATVLSAQTTDRRVNAITPALFAAYPDAAALAGADRTAIEEIIRPTGFFRAKTESIMGLSSALVERFDGEVPARLSDLVSLPGVGRKTANVVLGNAFGIPGITVDTHFARLVRRWEWVDEATAKDPVKTEHAVAALFPKRDWTMLCQRVIWHGRRRCHARTPACGACPVAHWCPSYGIGPTDPEIAEALVTTQGPA, translated from the coding sequence GTGCCCGCCGATCCGAGCCCCGCGACCCCCCGTCCGGCGACCTCGTTGGTACGGCGTGCACGCAAGATCGACCGGGTGCTCGCCGCGACCTATCCCGACGCCCACTGCGAGCTCGATTTCGACAATCCGTTCCAGCTGCTGGTGGCCACGGTGCTCTCCGCGCAGACCACCGACCGGCGCGTCAACGCGATCACCCCGGCGCTCTTCGCCGCCTATCCCGATGCCGCTGCACTCGCCGGGGCCGACCGCACGGCGATCGAGGAGATCATCCGCCCCACGGGGTTCTTCCGTGCCAAGACCGAGAGCATCATGGGACTGTCCTCGGCCCTGGTCGAACGGTTCGACGGCGAGGTGCCGGCCCGCCTGTCCGACCTCGTCTCCCTGCCGGGCGTGGGTCGCAAGACCGCCAACGTCGTCCTGGGCAACGCGTTCGGCATCCCCGGGATCACCGTCGACACCCACTTCGCCCGGCTGGTCCGCCGCTGGGAGTGGGTCGACGAGGCGACCGCGAAGGATCCGGTCAAGACCGAGCACGCCGTGGCGGCGCTCTTCCCCAAGCGCGACTGGACGATGCTGTGCCAGCGCGTGATCTGGCACGGCCGCCGCCGCTGCCATGCCCGTACGCCAGCCTGCGGCGCGTGCCCCGTCGCCCACTGGTGCCCCTCGTACGGCATCGGCCCCACCGACCCGGAGATCGCCGAGGCGCTGGTCACCACCCAGGGACCCGCATGA
- a CDS encoding Crp/Fnr family transcriptional regulator — MTDEVLRQAPLFNGLDDDASGALESSMSAVSLRRGEVLFGEGDEGDQLYVVIEGKVKLGRRSVDGRENLIAILGPGQMFGELSFFDPGPRSATATAVTDVELRSLGHSALNPVLQSHPDVAYALLNQLAGRLRRTNEVVGDLVFSDVPGRVSKALLDLAARFGREADDGIHVNHDLTQEELAQLVGASRETVNKALADFASRGWLRLEPRSVIILDLERLKRRSR, encoded by the coding sequence GTGACCGATGAAGTTCTGCGCCAAGCCCCTCTGTTCAACGGCCTCGACGACGACGCCTCCGGCGCCCTCGAGTCCTCCATGTCCGCGGTGTCACTGCGCCGCGGCGAGGTCCTGTTCGGCGAGGGCGACGAGGGCGATCAGCTCTACGTCGTCATCGAGGGCAAGGTCAAGCTGGGCCGCCGTTCGGTCGACGGCCGCGAGAACCTGATCGCGATCCTCGGCCCCGGACAGATGTTCGGCGAACTGTCGTTCTTCGATCCCGGCCCCCGCTCCGCGACGGCCACGGCCGTCACCGACGTCGAGCTGCGCAGCCTCGGTCACAGCGCGCTCAACCCGGTCCTGCAGTCGCACCCCGACGTGGCGTACGCGCTGCTGAACCAGCTGGCCGGCCGCCTGCGCCGCACCAACGAGGTCGTCGGCGACCTGGTCTTCTCCGACGTGCCCGGTCGCGTGTCCAAGGCGCTGCTCGACCTGGCCGCCCGCTTCGGCCGCGAGGCCGACGACGGCATCCACGTCAACCACGACCTCACGCAGGAGGAGCTGGCGCAACTCGTCGGCGCCTCGCGCGAGACGGTCAACAAGGCGCTGGCCGACTTCGCGTCGCGCGGCTGGCTGCGGCTCGAGCCCCGCTCGGTCATCATCCTCGACCTTGAGCGTCTCAAGCGCCGCTCGCGCTGA
- a CDS encoding MBL fold metallo-hydrolase produces the protein MTTSVTPRASFILADNPGIMTLDGTNTWILREPGADRAVVVDPGPDLAEHVDAVVAAAGEVALVLFTHHHWDHTDALESIVRATGAPTRAISPDYTRSADPLRDGETLEVDGLTIEVVTAPGHTKDSVAFLLPQDRALLSGDMVLGRGTTVVAHPDGALGPYLDSMRRFRALVADGQVETILPGHGPVIDDPGAVLDFYLAHREERLEQVRSAMAAGAVSAREVVEKVYADVDPVLWDAAELSVRAQLEYLRG, from the coding sequence GTGACCACCTCCGTGACGCCCCGCGCGTCGTTCATCCTGGCCGACAACCCCGGGATCATGACGCTCGACGGCACGAACACGTGGATCCTGCGCGAGCCGGGCGCCGACCGCGCGGTCGTGGTCGATCCGGGGCCCGACCTGGCGGAGCACGTCGACGCCGTCGTGGCCGCCGCCGGCGAGGTCGCCCTGGTGCTGTTCACCCACCACCACTGGGACCACACCGACGCCCTCGAATCGATCGTCCGGGCCACCGGCGCGCCGACCCGGGCGATCTCGCCCGACTACACCCGCTCGGCCGATCCCCTGCGCGACGGCGAGACCCTCGAGGTCGACGGGCTCACGATCGAGGTGGTGACCGCGCCCGGTCACACGAAGGACTCGGTCGCGTTCCTGCTGCCGCAGGACCGGGCGTTGCTGAGCGGCGACATGGTCCTGGGTCGCGGCACCACCGTGGTCGCTCATCCCGACGGCGCCCTCGGCCCGTACCTGGACTCGATGCGGCGGTTCCGTGCGCTGGTCGCAGACGGGCAGGTCGAGACGATCCTGCCGGGTCACGGACCCGTGATCGACGACCCCGGCGCCGTCCTGGACTTCTACCTCGCCCACCGCGAGGAGCGCCTCGAGCAGGTGCGGTCCGCCATGGCCGCCGGCGCCGTCAGCGCACGTGAGGTGGTCGAGAAGGTCTATGCCGACGTCGACCCGGTCCTGTGGGACGCGGCCGAGCTGTCCGTGCGCGCCCAGCTGGAGTACCTGCGGGGGTGA
- a CDS encoding NUDIX hydrolase — MLVPVPPKALKRLETFDPADAVQPKDAATIAVVRDGEAGLEAFLMRRQASMAFAAGMYVFPGGGVQDDDGEPMTWVGPEPEEWAVRFSCDPELARRLVVAAVRETFEETGVLLAGPDEHSIVGDTTDLAGARDELEAKKMSFAQFLADEKLVLRADLLGAWAHWITPALEPRRYDTRFFVAALPEGQRIGTVSTEADKSLWAPLADVLALVDAGRAAMMPPTAVTCRELAPLAAGDVLTASAERTIKPIEPRFVRVDGQWWLDIDREEEL, encoded by the coding sequence GTGCTGGTGCCCGTCCCGCCGAAGGCCCTGAAGCGGCTCGAGACCTTCGACCCGGCCGACGCCGTCCAGCCCAAGGACGCCGCCACGATCGCGGTCGTCCGCGACGGTGAGGCCGGACTGGAGGCGTTCCTCATGCGCCGCCAGGCCTCGATGGCGTTCGCGGCGGGCATGTACGTGTTCCCCGGTGGCGGCGTGCAGGACGACGATGGCGAGCCGATGACGTGGGTCGGGCCGGAACCCGAGGAGTGGGCCGTCCGGTTCTCGTGCGATCCGGAGCTGGCCCGGCGCCTGGTCGTCGCCGCCGTGCGCGAGACCTTCGAGGAGACCGGCGTGTTGCTGGCCGGCCCCGACGAGCACTCGATCGTGGGGGACACCACCGATCTGGCCGGGGCCCGCGACGAGCTCGAGGCGAAGAAGATGTCGTTCGCGCAGTTCCTCGCCGACGAGAAGCTCGTGCTGCGCGCCGACCTGCTGGGCGCGTGGGCGCACTGGATCACCCCGGCGCTCGAGCCGCGCCGTTACGACACCCGCTTCTTCGTCGCCGCCCTGCCCGAGGGTCAGCGGATCGGCACCGTCAGCACCGAGGCGGACAAGTCGTTGTGGGCGCCCCTGGCGGACGTTCTCGCGCTGGTCGATGCCGGCCGGGCGGCCATGATGCCGCCCACCGCCGTGACCTGCCGCGAACTGGCACCCCTGGCCGCCGGCGACGTGCTGACGGCCTCGGCCGAGCGGACCATCAAGCCCATCGAGCCCCGGTTCGTCCGGGTGGACGGTCAGTGGTGGCTCGACATCGATCGTGAGGAAGAGCTGTGA
- a CDS encoding RidA family protein, giving the protein MGAVVERLASMGLTVPDVAAPVASYVPALRSGSHVFTSGQLPFVDGALPAVGKVGAEVSPEDAHEYARLCGLNVIAAINSIADLDTVVRVVKVTVFVASAPDFTGQPGVANGASDLLAAAFGAAGSHTRSAVGVAVLPLNSPVEVDAIVEVA; this is encoded by the coding sequence ATGGGCGCCGTCGTCGAACGCCTCGCATCGATGGGGCTGACCGTTCCCGACGTCGCCGCTCCCGTGGCGTCGTACGTGCCCGCGTTGCGCAGCGGGTCGCACGTCTTCACGTCCGGCCAGCTGCCGTTCGTCGACGGCGCCCTGCCGGCCGTGGGCAAGGTCGGCGCCGAGGTGTCGCCCGAGGACGCCCACGAGTACGCCCGCCTGTGCGGCCTCAACGTCATCGCGGCCATCAACTCGATCGCCGACCTCGACACGGTCGTGCGCGTCGTCAAGGTCACCGTCTTCGTGGCCAGCGCCCCCGACTTCACGGGGCAGCCCGGCGTGGCCAACGGCGCCAGCGACCTGCTCGCGGCGGCCTTCGGCGCCGCCGGGTCGCACACCCGCAGCGCGGTCGGCGTGGCCGTCCTGCCGTTGAACTCGCCCGTCGAGGTGGATGCGATCGTCGAGGTGGCCTGA
- a CDS encoding DUF4177 domain-containing protein, which yields MTKWEYLTAPVLVHATKQILDNFGRDGWELVQIVPGMNPENLVAYFKRPVA from the coding sequence ATGACCAAGTGGGAATACCTGACGGCACCTGTGCTCGTCCATGCGACCAAGCAGATCCTCGACAACTTCGGACGCGACGGCTGGGAGCTGGTGCAGATCGTCCCGGGCATGAACCCGGAGAACCTCGTGGCCTACTTCAAGCGGCCGGTGGCTTGA
- a CDS encoding ArsA-related P-loop ATPase, with protein MANSTPLHVVTGKGGTGKTTVAAALALSLADQGKKVLLCEVEGRQGIAQLFDVPPLPYEERRIATSDSGGHVHALAIDPEAALLEYLQMYYRLGRAGRALDKFGVIDFATTIAPGVRDVLLTGKVYEAARRRTKDKSSDFVYDAVVVDAPPTGRITRFLGVNDDVAGLAKVGPIKTQSESIMTMMRSPQTAVHLVTVLEEMPVQETLDGIAELTRAGLPVGHVVVNLVRPSLLSPDTVEALEAGRLDAKAVAPVLERVGLPRQAAATLVADGFGHVERQRLQNEQRAIIESCGRPHLSLPMLTGGIDLGALQDLADTLAPLVEDAR; from the coding sequence GTGGCGAACTCGACCCCCTTGCACGTCGTGACCGGCAAGGGCGGCACCGGCAAGACGACCGTGGCCGCCGCCCTCGCGCTGTCCCTGGCCGACCAGGGCAAGAAGGTGCTGCTGTGCGAGGTGGAGGGCCGCCAGGGGATCGCCCAGCTCTTCGACGTGCCGCCGCTGCCCTACGAGGAGCGCCGCATCGCCACGAGCGATTCCGGCGGTCACGTCCACGCGCTCGCGATCGATCCCGAGGCTGCGCTGCTGGAGTACCTGCAGATGTACTACCGGCTCGGCCGGGCCGGGCGGGCGCTCGACAAGTTCGGCGTCATCGACTTCGCGACGACGATCGCGCCGGGCGTGCGCGACGTGCTGCTGACCGGCAAGGTCTACGAGGCCGCGCGGCGACGCACGAAGGACAAGTCCTCGGACTTCGTCTACGACGCCGTGGTCGTCGACGCGCCGCCCACGGGCCGGATCACCCGCTTCCTGGGCGTCAACGACGACGTCGCCGGGCTGGCCAAGGTCGGCCCGATCAAGACCCAGTCCGAATCGATCATGACGATGATGCGCAGCCCGCAGACGGCCGTGCACCTGGTCACGGTGCTGGAGGAGATGCCCGTGCAGGAGACCCTCGACGGCATCGCGGAGCTCACCCGGGCGGGGTTGCCGGTCGGCCACGTGGTCGTGAACCTGGTGCGCCCCTCGTTGCTCTCGCCGGACACGGTCGAGGCGCTCGAGGCCGGCCGCCTCGACGCCAAGGCCGTCGCTCCCGTGCTCGAGCGTGTCGGACTCCCGCGCCAGGCCGCGGCGACGCTCGTCGCCGACGGGTTCGGGCACGTCGAGCGGCAACGGCTGCAGAACGAGCAGCGGGCGATTATCGAGAGCTGCGGACGGCCGCACCTGAGCCTGCCGATGCTGACCGGCGGAATCGACCTGGGCGCCCTGCAGGATCTGGCCGACACGCTGGCTCCTCTGGTGGAGGACGCCCGATGA
- a CDS encoding ArsA family ATPase: MSGRATTTPRERRPRTERRISSAHEPVRIDVDGLIGDPQTRIVVCCGAGGVGKTTTAAALALRAAEQGRTVCVLTIDPARRLAQSLGLLELDNTPRPVAGIDTSAGGSLDAMMLDMKTTFDEVVEAHASPEKAAEILSNPFYVALSSSFAGTQEYMAMEKLGQLHAEGRWDLIVVDTPPSRSALDFLDAPERLSSLLDGRFIRLMLAPARGPARMLSAGLGIVTGALNKVLGAQVLTDMQTFIAAFDTLFGGFRQRAEATFSLLQAEGTAFLVIAAPEAAAMREAAYFVERLAADDMPLAGLVVNRVHDEAAAGVSAVDAESAAPRLAGGKAAERRTAELLDVHAERMRLAERENRLRERFSAAHGNVEIVPVPALDTDVHDVAGLRTIGHHLGTPQGD, encoded by the coding sequence ATGAGCGGCCGCGCGACCACGACCCCCCGCGAGCGCCGTCCGCGCACCGAGCGCCGGATCTCCTCGGCCCACGAGCCGGTGCGCATCGACGTGGACGGGCTGATTGGCGACCCGCAGACCCGCATCGTGGTGTGCTGCGGCGCCGGCGGTGTCGGCAAGACCACGACGGCCGCCGCGCTGGCGCTGCGTGCCGCCGAGCAGGGACGCACGGTCTGCGTGCTGACGATCGACCCGGCGCGCCGGCTGGCGCAGTCGCTGGGCCTGCTCGAGCTCGACAACACCCCGCGTCCGGTCGCCGGGATCGACACGTCGGCCGGCGGCTCGCTCGACGCGATGATGCTCGACATGAAGACGACCTTCGACGAGGTCGTCGAGGCCCACGCCTCGCCCGAGAAGGCCGCCGAGATCCTGAGCAACCCCTTCTACGTCGCCCTGTCCAGCTCGTTCGCGGGCACGCAGGAGTACATGGCGATGGAGAAGCTGGGCCAGTTGCACGCCGAGGGCCGCTGGGACCTGATCGTCGTGGACACGCCGCCGTCGCGGTCCGCACTGGACTTCCTGGACGCGCCCGAGCGGCTGTCCTCGCTGCTCGACGGCCGGTTCATCCGGCTGATGCTGGCGCCGGCCCGGGGCCCGGCGCGGATGCTGTCGGCGGGACTGGGGATCGTGACGGGCGCCCTCAACAAGGTGCTCGGTGCGCAGGTGCTCACCGACATGCAGACCTTCATCGCGGCCTTCGACACGCTCTTCGGCGGGTTCCGTCAGCGGGCCGAGGCGACCTTCTCGCTGTTGCAGGCCGAGGGCACCGCGTTCCTGGTCATCGCCGCGCCGGAGGCCGCGGCGATGCGCGAGGCGGCCTACTTCGTCGAACGGCTCGCGGCCGACGACATGCCGCTGGCTGGCCTGGTCGTGAACCGCGTGCACGACGAGGCGGCCGCCGGTGTCAGCGCGGTGGACGCCGAGTCCGCGGCGCCGCGACTGGCCGGGGGGAAGGCGGCGGAGCGCCGGACGGCGGAGCTGCTCGACGTGCACGCCGAGCGGATGCGACTGGCCGAGCGCGAGAACCGGCTGCGCGAGCGGTTCAGTGCCGCGCACGGGAACGTCGAGATCGTCCCGGTGCCGGCGTTGGACACGGACGTCCACGACGTGGCGGGACTACGGACGATCGGTCATCACCTCGGCACCCCGCAGGGCGACTGA
- a CDS encoding WhiB family transcriptional regulator, with product MWNENWSQDAACLGKSDDLFVKGAEQNRAKVVCNGCEVRAECLAEALDNRIEWGVWGGMTERERRALLRRKPNVRRWRDVLVPAN from the coding sequence ATGTGGAACGAAAACTGGTCTCAGGACGCCGCCTGCTTGGGCAAGTCGGACGATCTCTTCGTCAAGGGTGCCGAGCAGAATCGCGCCAAGGTCGTCTGCAACGGCTGCGAGGTCCGCGCCGAGTGCCTGGCCGAGGCCCTCGACAACCGCATCGAGTGGGGCGTGTGGGGCGGCATGACCGAGCGGGAGCGCCGCGCGCTGCTGCGTCGCAAGCCCAACGTCCGCCGCTGGCGCGACGTGCTCGTCCCCGCCAACTGA
- a CDS encoding transglycosylase domain-containing protein, whose translation MAWQDMGESIKKVAESEPKPTSVWGAIGSIAWLSVLAGVIIAVIFVPGTAFVASTGNKATKDIVDLPLALQDLPNPQTTRVLASNGRRIAYFYQENRQDVPLEKIAPVMQEAIISIEDYRFYEHGALDLKGTLRALMNNASAGETQGGSSITQQLVKLTLVQQAATKEQRAAATEVSTARKIRELKLAINYEKEYSKDEILEHYLNIAYFGDGAYGVNAAAYHYFSVSPDKLSTSQAATLAGLVQNPEQYNPRVYPERALQRRNTVLGVMARLGKIPTAEAEKLSATTIGLKITSFPNGCVDSVASFSCDYIRRYLLQEPALGATVKERQTMLERGGLTIKSNIDLSMQESVNQAVKKYVGPTDKAIGSLALVEPGTGKVRALGQSRSMGKKKGETYINFSVPRKYGDSAGFQAGSTFKMFTTAAALEDGIPPSKSYNSPQTMTIPSGTYFDCDGRGTSAWPVKNSTGAGTFNMVTGLRTSVNTYFAQLERDAGLCKTVKMAKKMGIPITEPDPKEGKPGSYVPSFTLGPIDVSPLDMAAAYATPAAGGEYCEPAPVAEILDRNGKTLKKYKPDCKRVMSKKTAATINAILVGLQQPNGFGYQNGTGLSIPSAAKTGTTNDSKAVWYVGYTPEISAASMIAGITKSGRPSGLVNTSLRGVPVTFNQAGGSSLAGPQWKAAMGEIEKSLTPAKFDSVSLPSAQKAAAKPDARGGDRPARGGDRGRGRGGDRGDD comes from the coding sequence ATGGCGTGGCAGGACATGGGCGAGTCGATCAAGAAGGTCGCCGAGAGCGAACCGAAGCCGACCTCTGTGTGGGGGGCGATCGGTTCGATCGCGTGGCTGTCCGTCCTGGCAGGCGTGATCATCGCCGTGATCTTCGTGCCCGGGACGGCCTTCGTGGCCTCCACGGGCAACAAGGCCACCAAGGACATCGTCGACCTGCCCCTCGCGCTGCAGGACCTGCCCAACCCGCAGACCACCCGCGTGCTGGCCTCGAACGGCCGTCGGATCGCGTACTTCTACCAGGAGAACCGCCAGGACGTCCCCCTCGAGAAGATCGCCCCCGTCATGCAGGAGGCGATCATCTCGATCGAGGACTACCGGTTCTACGAGCACGGCGCGCTGGACCTCAAGGGCACCCTGCGAGCCCTCATGAACAACGCCTCCGCCGGTGAGACGCAGGGCGGCTCCTCGATCACGCAGCAGCTGGTCAAGCTCACGCTCGTCCAGCAGGCCGCCACCAAGGAGCAGCGCGCCGCCGCCACCGAGGTGTCCACCGCCCGCAAGATCCGCGAGCTGAAGCTGGCCATCAACTACGAGAAGGAGTACTCGAAGGACGAGATCCTCGAGCACTACCTGAACATCGCCTACTTCGGCGACGGCGCCTACGGCGTCAACGCCGCGGCCTATCACTACTTCTCGGTCAGCCCCGACAAGCTGTCGACCTCGCAGGCCGCCACGCTGGCCGGCCTGGTCCAGAACCCCGAGCAGTACAACCCGCGCGTGTACCCCGAGCGCGCGCTGCAGCGTCGCAACACCGTGCTCGGTGTCATGGCCCGCCTGGGCAAGATCCCCACCGCCGAGGCCGAGAAGCTCAGCGCCACCACCATCGGATTGAAGATCACGTCCTTCCCCAACGGCTGCGTCGACTCGGTCGCGTCCTTCTCGTGCGACTACATCCGCCGCTACCTGCTGCAGGAGCCGGCGTTGGGCGCGACGGTCAAGGAGCGTCAGACGATGCTCGAGCGCGGCGGCCTGACCATCAAGTCCAACATCGACCTGTCGATGCAGGAGTCGGTCAACCAGGCCGTCAAGAAGTACGTCGGCCCCACCGACAAGGCCATCGGCTCGCTCGCGCTGGTCGAGCCGGGTACCGGCAAGGTCCGGGCCCTGGGCCAGTCGCGCTCGATGGGCAAGAAGAAGGGCGAGACCTACATCAACTTCTCCGTGCCGCGGAAGTACGGCGACTCGGCCGGCTTCCAGGCCGGATCGACCTTCAAGATGTTCACGACCGCCGCGGCGCTCGAGGACGGCATCCCGCCCAGCAAGTCGTACAACTCGCCCCAGACGATGACGATCCCGAGCGGGACCTACTTCGACTGCGACGGACGCGGCACGTCGGCCTGGCCGGTCAAGAACTCCACAGGTGCCGGCACGTTCAACATGGTCACCGGCCTGCGCACGTCCGTCAACACCTACTTCGCGCAGCTCGAGCGTGACGCGGGCCTGTGCAAGACGGTCAAGATGGCCAAGAAGATGGGCATCCCGATCACCGAGCCCGACCCCAAGGAGGGCAAGCCCGGCAGCTACGTCCCGTCGTTCACGCTCGGCCCGATCGACGTGAGCCCGCTGGACATGGCGGCCGCCTACGCCACGCCCGCCGCCGGCGGCGAGTACTGCGAGCCGGCCCCGGTCGCCGAGATCCTCGACCGCAACGGCAAGACCCTCAAGAAGTACAAGCCGGACTGCAAGCGGGTCATGAGCAAGAAGACCGCCGCGACGATCAACGCGATCCTCGTGGGCCTGCAGCAGCCGAACGGCTTCGGCTACCAGAACGGCACCGGCCTGAGCATCCCGTCGGCCGCCAAGACCGGCACGACGAACGACTCCAAGGCCGTCTGGTACGTCGGCTACACCCCCGAGATCTCGGCGGCGTCGATGATCGCCGGCATCACCAAGAGCGGCCGACCGTCCGGCCTGGTCAACACCAGCCTGCGCGGCGTGCCCGTGACGTTCAACCAGGCCGGCGGCTCGTCGCTGGCGGGTCCGCAGTGGAAGGCGGCGATGGGCGAGATCGAGAAGAGCCTCACGCCGGCCAAGTTCGACTCGGTGAGCCTGCCCAGTGCGCAGAAGGCCGCGGCCAAGCCTGACGCCCGTGGTGGCGATCGTCCGGCCCGTGGTGGCGACCGAGGCCGGGGCCGCGGCGGCGACCGCGGCGACGACTGA